One genomic region from Bubalus bubalis isolate 160015118507 breed Murrah chromosome 12, NDDB_SH_1, whole genome shotgun sequence encodes:
- the IL36G gene encoding interleukin-36 gamma isoform X2, with translation MACFLGRDGEVHTSAMDNPRHAVVSDLSQQVWFLQGQTLMVVPRSNNVGPVIVTVIPCKYLESLQKDKGSPIYLGIKQPEMCLCCEDVGGKPELQLKNQKIMDLYNQAKPVKPFLFYHETTGRISTFESVAFPGWFIASSETRQPIFLTSELGNMYNIGFQLDFKV, from the exons ATGGCATGTTTTCTGGGACGCGATGGAGAAGTCCATACATCAG CAATGGATAATCCCAGACATGCAGTAGTCTCCGACTTGAGTCAGCAGGTGTGGTTCCTTCAGGGTCAGACCCTCATGGTAGTTCCTCGGAGCAACAATGTAGGGCCAG TCATTGTCACCGTTATACCATGCAAGTATCTGGAGTCTCTTCAGAAAGACAAAGGGAGTCCTATTTATTTGGGAATAAAGCAGCCAGAAATGTGTCTATGTTGTGAGGACGTTGGTGGAAAGCCTGAATTACAGTTGAAG AACCAGAAGATAATGGATCTGTACAACCAAGCCAAGCCTGTGAAGCCATTCCTTTTCTACCACGAAACGACAGGCAGGATCTCCACATTTGAGTCTGTGGCCTTTCCTGGATGGTTCATTGCCTCTTCTGAGACAAGGCAGCCCATCTTTCTCACTTCCGAGCTGGGAAACATGTACAATATTGGCTTCCAATTAGATTTCAAGGTTTGA
- the IL36G gene encoding interleukin-36 gamma isoform X1: MACFLGRDGEVHTSAMDNPRHAVVSDLSQQVWFLQGQTLMVVPRSNNVGPVIVTVIPCKYLESLQKDKGSPIYLGIKQPEMCLCCEDVGGKPELQLKNQKIMDLYNQAKPVKPFLFYHETTGRISTFESVAFPGWFIASSETRQPIFLTSELGNMYNIGFQLDFKELSPSNSL, encoded by the exons ATGGCATGTTTTCTGGGACGCGATGGAGAAGTCCATACATCAG CAATGGATAATCCCAGACATGCAGTAGTCTCCGACTTGAGTCAGCAGGTGTGGTTCCTTCAGGGTCAGACCCTCATGGTAGTTCCTCGGAGCAACAATGTAGGGCCAG TCATTGTCACCGTTATACCATGCAAGTATCTGGAGTCTCTTCAGAAAGACAAAGGGAGTCCTATTTATTTGGGAATAAAGCAGCCAGAAATGTGTCTATGTTGTGAGGACGTTGGTGGAAAGCCTGAATTACAGTTGAAG AACCAGAAGATAATGGATCTGTACAACCAAGCCAAGCCTGTGAAGCCATTCCTTTTCTACCACGAAACGACAGGCAGGATCTCCACATTTGAGTCTGTGGCCTTTCCTGGATGGTTCATTGCCTCTTCTGAGACAAGGCAGCCCATCTTTCTCACTTCCGAGCTGGGAAACATGTACAATATTGGCTTCCAATTAGATTTCAAG gaaCTCTCACCATCTAACTCCCTCTAG